A genome region from Thermomonospora amylolytica includes the following:
- a CDS encoding aldo-keto reductase family protein produces the protein MSDDRDSARLAADLFSADPGALSRRLDADVAEVRSLGREGARVDPAASPEETVAAVRAQAGRIGFRSPTEAAAASLRRIHELAVRERAAGPPIAAYHAAATATIARGRFRGGADGRLVFHHDFAEPAGTTVTLEAAVRVDGDGALWLESFGWPAHVPAPVYTFSGTERDRLAQAVADLRGDGPFDRAMLMVFATALPGPPAADPDLRAELVDLVAGRRRDLAGYLVQTENQALAAPAHGRFGACLYRSALETLFEGYLGGAAFRLVDVDDVTELDDELRRVLADSDPPPKEMIPSGTPLHHWWWTFPDRT, from the coding sequence ATGAGCGACGACCGCGACTCCGCACGACTGGCCGCCGACCTGTTCTCGGCCGACCCCGGCGCGCTGAGCCGGCGGCTCGACGCCGACGTCGCCGAGGTCCGGTCGCTGGGACGCGAGGGCGCCCGCGTCGACCCGGCCGCATCGCCCGAGGAGACGGTGGCCGCGGTGCGGGCCCAGGCCGGGCGGATCGGGTTCCGTTCCCCGACCGAGGCGGCGGCGGCGTCGCTGCGCCGGATCCACGAGCTCGCGGTCCGGGAACGCGCCGCGGGTCCCCCCATCGCCGCCTACCACGCGGCGGCCACCGCCACGATCGCCCGGGGCCGTTTCCGGGGCGGGGCCGACGGCCGCCTGGTGTTCCACCACGACTTCGCCGAGCCCGCCGGCACCACCGTGACCCTCGAGGCCGCGGTCCGGGTCGACGGCGACGGCGCCCTGTGGCTGGAGTCGTTCGGCTGGCCGGCCCACGTCCCCGCGCCCGTCTACACGTTCTCCGGGACGGAGCGCGACCGGCTGGCCCAGGCGGTCGCGGACCTGCGCGGCGACGGGCCGTTCGACCGCGCGATGCTGATGGTCTTCGCGACCGCGCTGCCGGGCCCGCCCGCCGCGGACCCGGACCTGCGCGCCGAGCTGGTCGACCTCGTCGCCGGGCGGCGCAGGGACCTGGCCGGATACCTCGTCCAGACCGAGAACCAGGCGCTGGCGGCGCCGGCGCACGGCCGTTTCGGCGCCTGCCTGTACCGGTCGGCGCTGGAGACCCTGTTCGAGGGCTATCTGGGCGGCGCCGCCTTCCGTCTCGTCGACGTGGACGACGTCACCGAGCTGGACGACGAGCTGCGGCGCGTCCTGGCCGACAGCGATCCGCCGCCCAAGGAGATGATCCCCTCGGGAACGCCCCTCCACCACTGGTGGTGGACCTTCCCCGACCGGACCTGA